Proteins found in one Anopheles aquasalis chromosome 3, idAnoAquaMG_Q_19, whole genome shotgun sequence genomic segment:
- the LOC126578883 gene encoding cofilin/actin-depolymerizing factor homolog, which yields MASGVTVSDVCKTTYEEIKKDKKHRYVIFYIRDEKQIDVEVIGDRNAEYDSFLDDIQKGGPGECRYGLFDFEYMHQCQGTSESSKKQKLFLMSWCPDTAKVKKKMLYSSSFDALKKSLVGVQKYIQATDLSEASREAVEEKLRATDRQ from the exons ATG GCTTCTGGAGTCACCGTATCCGATGTGTGTAAGACCACGTACGAGGAAATCAAGAAAGACAAGAAACACCGTTACGTGATTTTCTACATTCGCGATGAGAAACAGATCGACGTGGAGGTGATCGGCGATCGCAACGCCGAGTACGATAGCTTTTTGGATGACATACAGAAGGGAGGACCGGGTGAATGCCG ATATGGTCTGTTCGACTTTGAATACATGCACCAGTGCCAAGGAACGTCCGAGAGttcgaagaagcagaagctctTCCTGATGTCCTGGTGCCCCGATACCGCCAAG GTCAAGAAGAAGATGTTGTACTCGAGCTCCTTCGACGCACTGAAGAAGTCGTTGGTGGGCGTCCAGAAATACATTCAGGCCACCGATCTGTCGGAAGCTTCGCGGGAAGCCGTCGAGGAGAAGCTGCGCGCCACTGATCGTCAATAA
- the LOC126578866 gene encoding RNA polymerase-associated protein Rtf1: MVKRKPQAMIDSESSSDSDSGSDLDSELLSLAKKKKTTRLASASPNHANHNRSGSGSGSGSDSDDDDDDDDDDDDEEDDESGSDAMSKRKKKGKPTSSSESETEGDDDRNRGNAPSTGAPPPAATAAAAAAATAATATAINANSNNNTVVGSGGVKRKQPIDEEEEDEDKSEPEEGQVSSDSESGRKKGGDDSSGGDSSDDDSSSDSSSSSSDSEFNDGYDENLMGDDEDRARLNGLSEKERETEIFKRIERRDVMKTRWEIERKLKLAKRAERARDKQAQPEKKKRRKEKKKAQKKAAAAAAAAAAANAEKERKKAAAAAAAQASAANAAAAAAAAAALAAKSAIPAAGGDARDSPKPTDGSDSTMAGMARTDSRSSSPEKKSDDVSSASEYFDPKERSKERKKTVEANRTDDKRSNAMAMLKAKREGKAKREEEEAKREAQRKQDASQQEDKEELADVPGGKSQMKLKASDIYSDDSGSSDDDEEDKKSDRRSRSGGSGGSGSGSDSRSSSDSEGEDKDKKSGSGSGSGSGSGSGSGSSSRKPVAISSNAELNKLRISRHKLERFINLPIFEPTVMNCFVRINIGNNQGKPVYRVAEIVGVVETAKIYPFGRSRTNKGFKLKHGSQERVFRLEFVSNQDFSDTEYQKWLTVCEATGTPLPTVDMIERKQRDVKEASQYEFKDADIDRLIEEKNRFRAHPTNYAMKKTILMKERDAAQLRGDDDIARDLSSQIQEIEERASTLDKKRSSSISLISYINDRNRKRNVEDAEKAIMEEKRASRGQKIEDPFTRRQTQPRMSFKKDEKREEPQMMSMLAPPPPGPGKKKSDEKKGPGAGGGGQSDNNLYSLHDFDIDLEVPLPISSVNVLPKPVEKPVRESGPKRSLNLEDYKKKRGLI; this comes from the exons ATGGTGAAACGGAAGCCGCAGGCAATGATCGATTCGGAGAGTAGCAGCGATTCGGATTCGGGCTCGGATTTGGATTCG GAGCTGTTGTCgttggcgaagaagaaaaagacaaCCCGCCTGGCGTCGGCGTCACCGAACCATGCGAATCACAACCGTTCCGggtccggttccggatcgGGCTCCGAttcggacgacgatgacgatgacgatgatgatgacgatgacgaggaggatgacgaGTCCGGCTCGGATGCGATGTCGAAGCGCAAAAAGAAGGGCAAACCGACCTCTTCCTCCGAATCGGAGACGGAAGGAGATGATGATCGTAACCGTGGTAACGCACCATCCACcggtgcaccaccgccagcagcaacggcagcagcggcagcagcagccacggcgGCAACGGCTACTGCGATCaacgccaacagcaacaacaacacagtaGTCGGATCTGGAGGTGTgaaacggaagcaaccgatcgacgaagaggaggaggatgaggataaATCGGAACCGGAGGAGGGACAGGTTTCGTCCGATTCTGAAAGTGGCCGTAAGAAGGGCGGAGATGATTCGAGTGGTGGCGATTCGAGCGATGAcgatagcagcagcgacagtagcagcagtagcagcgattCCGAGTTTAACGATGGCTACGATGAGAACCTCAtgggcgacgacgaagatcgTGCCCGGCTCAATGGCCTGTCGGAGAAGGAGCGAGAAACGGAGATTTTCAAACGTATCGAGCGGCGCGATGTCATGAAAACCCGGTGGGAGATCGAGCGGAAGCTGAAGCTAGCGAAACGGGCCGAGCGTGCCCGGGACAAGCAGGCCCAgccagagaagaagaagcgaagaaaggagaagaagaaggcgcaAAAGaaggcggcagcggccgcagcagcagcagccgccgctaatgcggaaaaggaaaggaagaaggcggccgcggccgctgcagcacaGGCATCGGCTGCTAacgcggccgcagcagccgccgctgctgcagccctTGCTGCCAAATCCGCCATCCCGGCAGCCGGTGGCGATGCACGGGATTCACCGAAGCCGACCGATGGTAGCGACTCGACGATGGCCGGAATGGCGCGCACCGATAGTCGATCGTCATCGCCGGAGAAGAAGAGTGACGATG TGTCGAGCGCCTCCGAGTACTTTGATCCGAAGGAACGGTCTAAGGAGCGCAAAAAGACAGTGGAAGCAAACCGGACCGATGATAAGCGCAGCAACGCCATGGCCATGCTGAAGGCGAAGCGTGAAGGTAAGGCAAAgcgcgaagaggaagaagcgaagcggGAAGCACAGCGAAAGCAggacgccagccagcaggaggACAAGGAAGAGCTGGCCGATGTGCCCGGTGGTAAATCGCAGATGAAGCTCAAGGCCTCCGACATCTACTCGGATGATTCCGGCAGCtcggatgatgacgaggaggacaAAAAGTCGGACCGAAGGTCCCGCTCGggcggtagcggtggtagtggcagtggaagCGATTCGCGTTCTTCCAGCGATTCGGAGGGCGAAGACAAGGACAAAAAATCgggctccggttccggatcggGTTCTGGGTCGGGGTCGGGATCGGGTTCCAGCTCCCGGAAACCGGTAGCGATCAGTTCGAACGCAGAGCTAAACAAATTGCGAATCTCGCGTCACAAGCTGGAACGCTTCATCAACCTGCCCATCTTCGAGCCAACCGTCATGAACTGCTTCGTGCGGATAAACATCGGCAACAACCAGGGCAAACCGGTGTACCGTGTGGCCGAGATCGTTGGCGTGGTGGAGACAGCCAAAATCTATCCATTCGGCCGCAGCCGCACGAATAAGGGCTTCAAGCTGAAACACGGTAGTCAAGAGCGGGTGTTTCGGCTCGAGTTCGTCTCGAATCAGGACTTTTCCGATACCGAGTACCAGAAGTGGCTGACCGTGTGTGAGGCAACGGGCACCCCACTGCCAACCGTTGACATGATCGAGCGGAAGCAGCGGGACGTGAAGGAAGCATCACAGTACGAGTTCAAGGATGCTGacatcgatcggttgatcgagGAGAAGAACCGATTCCGGGCACACCCGACCAACTACGCGATGAAGAAAACCATTCTCATGAAG GAACGCGACGCAGCGCAACTACGGGGCGACGATGATATCGCGCGCGACCTCAGTTCACAGATTCAGGAGATCGAGGAGCGGGCCAGCACGCTGGACAAGaagcgcagcagtagcatcagtcTCATCTCTTACATCAACGATCGCAACCGGAAGCGTAATGTCGAGGACGCGGAGAAAGCGATCATGGAAGAGAAACGGGCAAGCCGCGGTCAAAAGATTGAGGATCCGTTCACGCGTCGTCAAACGCAACCGCGTATGTCCttcaaaaaggacgaaaaacgGGAAGAACCACAGATGATGTCCATGCTCGCCCCACCACCGCCTGGTCCGGGGAAGAAGAAGTCGGACGAGAAAAAGGGCCCCGGTGCGGGAGGTGGCGGACAGTCCGATAACAACCTGTACTCGCTGCACGATTTCGATATCGATCTGGAAGTTCCTCTGCCAA TTAGCAGCGTCAATGTGCTACCGAAACCGGTGGAAAAGCCCGTCCGCGAATCGGGACCGAAGCGCTCGCTCAATCTGGAGGACTACAAAAAGAAACGTGGATTGATTTAG